The following nucleotide sequence is from Coffea eugenioides isolate CCC68of chromosome 3, Ceug_1.0, whole genome shotgun sequence.
CAGTGACTCCCGGTTTTTGATGCCTATCCAATTACCATGTAGCCCAAATGAATATTGCCATTCTAACATCACACGAAGCACGTTCTTCCGGATTAGAACCGAGTTCCTTCGCGGACATGCCTTGACTAAGGTATAGTGAGTCATCTGAACTGAGAATTGGATGTAACCTGTTTCTGCCATGCTTCAATCCTTCCTGCTCTGTCATGTTTCAATCATTCCTGCTCTTATCATATACATTTGTTGTCTTCTCTCTAATTGATAACTACTAGGTGGTATAGTGAGCCATCTGAATCAGAATTGGATGTAACCTGTTTCTATCATTTTTGACTCCTTTGTGCAATCATCATCTATGCAATAGTAGTCTGCCTCTAACTGATATATACTGAGTGGTGCATGCTGAACCTTAACGTGGTTATTTATTCCCTTTTCCCGTCAATTCTCATACTGCAGGATATTCTAAGGCCCGATTTCAGTTGGAGTATCCTATTTGATCCTTTTCCATATCCAAAGAAATATGCTCAGTTTGTCAAAATTTGCCTCTCAGCTTCTAATCAAGATGAGTTACGAGGATGGGTGGGTTGGGTCAAATCGCGCTTCCGCTCACTTCTTGTCAAGGTTGGTGGTTGACTGCTTATTGGCGTTTTGTCTATATTTATATAGTAAAGTTGAACACAAGTTTATCCTATATGTTGCTAATCACAATATTATGTATCTAGTAGATATCTAAGCTTATCGAGTGCTACAGACTAGAGATATTCTCTTATTACGTTTTGATTCATTCAGCTGCTTGGTGATTAATGTGTCTGTCAGCCTTCCTTGGAAAGCACCTAGGAAATCATGCCAATTATTTGCCAATATTTGCTCTAAGCAAATGGTCTGAGGGATTCAGTTTGGCCAGTTTATCTATAGGTGAAGACACAGTCAACTGGCATTTAAACTCACGTTGAATTTTGTATCCCCTAACTGTTGATTTTTACAGTCTAAGCTGTATCTCTGATATTTCATTTATAATTCCTAGTaaagaaataaatttttatGACCTTCTTGAGATGTTTGCAGTGCTTTTGAATAGGCATCTGTAGTTCTTTATTTCTCATGATATTTATGGAGTTCGCTGCTGCCTAAGAATCTTGTCTGAGTTTAATAAGCACACTGATTCATCAGGTGTTGGGTAAGGAAAAATAAAGCTTTGTGCTTTCCTTTCTTAATAATTGTAAAAGATCTCCTAGGATATAAACAATTGATATAAACAATCTCATCGTGCAGTAGAGTTCTGGTTCGTCCTTTTTATCTCCGTGCTTCTGTTTTCAGCAGGGGCTACTTAGCTTGTTTTCTATTTTGTATCACTAACATGTCCACATAATCATCATGGCTTCTCCCCTGTTACCTGTTTCAAGGCCTTCTCATTGTGTGTTGGTTGTTCATTTGACACGCTGCATTTCTTGTACAGCTGGAAGAATTACAGGGCTTTTGCGATCCCAGCCCTTTAGAATATGTTGATGTTGATCTGGGTGCCCCAAATGTTGTCTTTTATTGGGGTTTGCAGCCCAGCAGGAGGGATATAATAGACATAGACTTTGTCGATGAAGATTTTATGAAGAATATGAGCAATGGTTATCGGGTTCCTCCCGGAAGGATGAAGTTGTCAGTTGTCAAAGCATCTCAACTACCTAAAAGCGTTACGTGCAATACTGGAAGTAAGGGAGTGAGGGCTCGCTGGAGGATTTTAGATAACAGCCGGCGAAAGATCCCAGTTCGCACAAACTCACTACCTCAGGAGTTTGCTGGATTGATGGCGACCAATGGAAGTGCAGAATTCCCCAGTGCTGGGGTTTAGGCTGCAAGAATGAATATTCATTGTCTCAAGATATTAGTTCGAAGTGTGTACAGGCGTTCTACGTGTTTTTTAAGCTCACACAGCATAGGAAATACTGTACATAACCTAGGGCCTAGGAGTTTACTTGAATTTGTATTAGCCACAGGGATACTCTCGTCAACATAAAATGTTTTGTTTCTGCTCAATTTTTCTGCTGGaagttaaacaaaaaaaaaaaaaaaaaaaaaaccaaattgCAGGCCATCAAATTTTCAGGACATTATTGAGCTTAGAGCATTCATTTCCTTCTTCTCCTCGGTGGTCTTGCTCTCTTTGGGACGCGTGGACTTGCGAGGATTTGTCCCTTGTGCCTTTTTACTAGTGCGTTTACTTTTGGAAGCtgcaattaagaaaatttaaCACAATTTTGTTGTTGATCAATGTCGGAAAAAGATCCTGTAATTGCGATGCGATCTAGGAACAAAGTGACATCTATTCGACCCGAGTTATCACAGTAATATATAATACTTACTGCCGGATTGCTTTTTTGCCCATTTTGCCTTCTTTACCCAGCAATCTTTGATTAATTGGTTGATTCTCTCGGTTTCTCTACTTTTGGTATGTTCATCAATCATAGATGATGCCTTCAGCATTTTGGGGTTGGGGGTTGGGGGggtgaagaaaaacaaaatttatagATGACAGACAATTGTGCTAAAATGTTGCGGACCACCTAAGAATGCAAACCGACATTAAATACTATATAGAGATTCGTCTTTTGACCAGTCTTCTGCTAAGCTGAACCGTTTGCATGGCTATAGGACAAGAAGATCTCGAGTTCAAAACACTACTAGTACTTCAATTCTCAACAAGATCTTCCAACTTTGAACTAAGAATCAAAATAACTAAGAAGATATGCAAGGGAAGAAAGGACAAGAAAACATCTAAGAACTGCTTACCTTCTTTTTCAAACTCCATTAATGTCAAAACCACCAACTGCAGTATATAAGATCAAACGCCTCAATCTTCCTGGCACAGTATTCTCCTCCAGTCTTCCAACTACAATTTTCTCTCATAAACAGGATGAGAAGTTTGACTTCTTTCATGCTTCTTTTTCCTTATGCGCTAGCTGTTCTAACCATTGTTCCGCCACTAATCTCTTGTGATCTCATCTCTGAAACATGTGACCAAACCCCAAATGATCGCCTTTGTGTTAAAATTCTGAGGAAAGACAATCGGAGTCTTGATGCAGATGTTGCCGGTCTGGCCCTGGTCACGGTTGAGGCAGTTAGAGACAAGGCAAACTCAACGTTGCAAAGCATCAAGGAGCTAAAAAGGTCTAATCTAACATTGGCAAATGCGCTGATGGAATGCCAAGAAAACTACTATGTAATCCTCAGAATTGATGTTCCAAAAGCTGTGGGATCAATGAGAGAAAACCCAAGACTTGCTGAACATGGGATGGCTGATGCTGTTATAGAAGCTCAGGGGTGTGAAGCAAGTTTGAACAAACTAGAGCAGTCACCACTGGCTGACGTGAACGCTGCCGTTTATGACCTGTCTGTTGTGGCTCTGTCCATAATCAGGATAATGTTACATAGACTCTATACTGTTAATTAGGACATGGTTGGATTCaatgaataaaaaaatgatGATTGACGTCTAAGAACTGGACATCAAGGCTCAAGATTTCCTCTAATttaccctctctctctctctctctctctctctctctccatggAAAATACACGAACCTTGCTGACAAAGTCTAATGTAGTAGTGTAGGTGCTGCAGAAGATATTTTATCCTCGATCATGGAATCCTATAAAACAACTCAGTTTCTCTTTCACCATCTTCATCGTTATGCCCCAAAAAGGTCACAAGACATGAAAACTCATGGCTTGcacagagaaaaaaaagaagaaaggcaaCAACCAGAATCCATCATTCAACAACTTCTGTCTTTCTTCACTAAAGAAGCAGCAGCACAGATGAGTATATTGTCCAAAGCATGGTACAGTGCTTAGTCTATGCATCTTATTTTGAACAGGGATCATGATGATGACACTTCTCTTAGAAAATCAATATCTCAATCAAACTTTGATCAAAACCACCAGCTTGCTGTGACGATTGAAGAAGTCAGAGAAGAGTTCATACATCATGGAGAAAAATCTGGTGATGAATACCGTAAGAAAAATAGGTGTTCACAACTCAACCGATGAAATGCTGATGTAGGCCGGATTCATCTTCCATcatttcaaaaaagaaaaataaaaagaagtaATGTAAGATAATATATTGTTCAGAAAGTCAATGTAAATGATCTTCATCAGATCATTAATATCCCCTGCCGCAATTGTATCATTTACCATTGGTTTGTCTCTCCGGGTACCTCCTATGCCTGCTGTCACAATTAGTAGTAAATCCCTTTTTTGCTTTAATTAGTAGTAAAATCGTTTAATGCTTTGAATATTTAATTAGTAGTAAAATCTTTTTTAGTATTTATCAGCGCCCAAATATTACTGggttttcttgattttcatcTACCGGATGGATTGCTGTATAATTTGCCTCCCGGGATTGAATTTAAGTCTTGGAGATAGGTTGACGATCGGTTTCATAGGCTCAGTTGGACCTCTTACTTAGATTAAGATAAAATAGGGTAATATAGATAACgtgaagatgaaaaaaaaaaaaaagaccaaatGGAAATTGACATGGCATTTCTAAACGGGGCATTACATTACAGCTTAGAAATGAAGTTTGGCAATAAGGGATAGCAAAGcatatttggaaaaaaagaacaaTGTAGGAAACAAACAGCAGAGCATTAATTTTCTCTAAGCAGACTGACTTAATTTGCCTCCCGGGATTGAATTTAAGACTTTTCCCCTTGgagatagtttttttttttaaaaaaaattttatttgaagGACCCTTGGAGATAGGTTGATGATCAAAGTGCTAAATTTATTTGTATGGAGTATTAGAAAAACTGACACTTTGTCATACATACCTATCGAAATGTGGACGTCAGTTGCCAGCTAGATTATATAGGCTAATGATGTGGAAATCTATGATGTTGTTATAAAAGGTTGAGGTAATTTTCTTTGGAACTGATGACGCATTAATGCCAGTTGTTGGATTTGTTGTAAGTAATGCCGcctgaaaagaaaaggaggaaattgaagcaaaattaccctgccttttttttttttttttttctttcaggGTGTCTCGGAAAGAGTGGATCCTGCAGATTAATTCCCCTGCCCTCGCAACTTGCgggcaatgagactcgaatcaGGAACCAATTCCTTTCTTCAACAATCCCATGCCACCAGATCAAACCCCGGGGCTACCCTGCGTACCTATTAttaaggaaacaaaaacaaGGCATAGAGTACTGTTTAGTATGGCCAGCTAAAATAGAGTAACATAAAGGAAGCAGTAGTTATGTCATGAGTATTTAATGTAGTTCTTTCGGCGAAGGAGAATGAAGGaattcttttcatttatttataaaattcttaaaaaaaaaaaaagatacgaAGTGCTCTTCTTGATCTTGTTATTAGTTGTTACTGGCATCTTAAATTGAATTtcaattagattttttttcgCATATTTTATATTATTACTTGCATATGTCAAAATTGGTAATTTGGGGTCTTTTTGCAGGTGTCATCGATGAGATCGCATGAACTGAATGGTACGAGAATGGCAAGAACAACGATGTTGTATGGGAAAAATTTCGGAGAGACCAAAACCCTCATCTTTGGTAGTGAATCAATAATGTGATTGTGGATTTTAAGCAAGACAAGATGGTGATAGCAGGAGAAAGAAAATTAGGCATGGACTAAAGGCAAATATGCTTCATCTTATATAAGCCAAAGGCAAAGTTGGTTTTAGTTCTCGCAATCTTGCCTTGAGGTCCATAAGAGAAAATTAATGCTCTGCTGTTTGTTTCCTAAATTGTTCTTTTTTCCCATATATGCTTTGCTTTCCCTTATTGCCAAACTTGATTTCTAAGCTGTAATGTAATGCCCCGTTTAGAGATGCCATGTCAATCTCCATTTGGCTCTATGAAGAATCGATGGAGATTAAATCGCCTTCGAATCAAATCGTATATGTCTGAATTTTTTAAGGAGGACACATATTGTGACAATTAGTGAGAGACAAAATTTGAACGCTTAACTTCTCGCTCCACCAAACCTTAAAGACTTGGTGGTTGCCAGCAGCCTCTGGGCTGTTGGTTTCCATTTGGCTCATTGGAAGAGGGGATGGAGGGCATGTTGATCTCGACATCGATGCATCaaaccaaaatttctccattttggCTCATTGGAAATTTCGAAGTCTTATTAGCCGATGACAAGTTACAGGCCTTCAAGAAACAAAATATGCTACATTTTCTACCTCTTCTGAATCCTTAATATTTGCACCAAAAATGAAAATCCCGTGGATTTAATCACAAGTGCCTTGtcacagaaaaagaaaattcaatcGCAAGTCGGAGCAACCACTCGTTCCATCGACATTAAGAACTGCAAAGGCAAACTAATCATTTTTGTAATATTACGACAAGAAACCGAGTCTTGGTCGTCCGTAATTATATCATCTTTTCAATCTTAGGCATGAAGTTTTACAAAATATACTTGATAATCTGGgcagctttcaaaaattttacagaaaaaaaaagaaattagttTCCAAGTACCCATTTAGGTTGTTGTTACTCTAGATAtagtatatatgtatatatatatacaccacTCGTGACCATCTTAGGCATGAAGTTCTACGTCGATTATTTAGACAGCATTCAGAAATTTTACAGCAAAACATTAATTTCTCAGTACCATATGTCTAGATTCTAGAGTAACAACCTGATTATGGCTGCAGCCACAGCAGAAATATCATGAGCATCTTTATTAACACTCGTAATTGGGCAGGGGAATCGTTTGAAACCATCTTCACATTCTTGAGCTACCATAGCAGAATCATTCATGCTCTCTTCCCCGAATTTAGGATCTCCCAACCTCAAAGCCTCATAAGCTTCAGTAACGTCATATTTTAGAATAAAACTATACTTTTTGCTGCACTCAATCAAAGGGATTTTCAAGTGTGGTTTGGTCCTGAGAAGCTGCTTAATTGTGTGCAAAGCAGAAGTTGCCTTAGACTCGAGCGAACCAACCATTATGAGGCCAAGGCCCCTAACATCAGCGCTGCCGCTTTTAGGATTTGATCTTAGAATGGAAGCACAGAGTTGGAAATTTGGGGTCTTTCTGCATGTGCTGTGGATCAGATCACATGAGCTCAGGGGCACGAAAATGGCAAGCACGAGAATGGCGCAAGGAAGAGTTTTGGAGGAAATTGCATGAGTCGCCCTCATGTTTGATGGGATTTATTGTGACATAACCAAGACAAGAAGATGATAAAGGGAACAGCAAGAAGAAGAATGACAAAGGACCGATGCAAAACATGTTGTTTGTTGCGTGCGATACATATATAGTCATAGCCCATTGCAATTATTGTTAGGGACAATcaccaatttagtccctaaacttttttttatgtcaatttagtccctatacattatttatggccaatttaatccctaaacttatatttcGGTTCCAATCAAGGAGCTTAGCGGCGGCGCCACCGCATAATTTCCACCGGCTTCCCAATCTAGAAACCCAGAAGGGGTATTTTAGGGACTtcaatttttttcatatttttctttgactttcatcttatttttatccttgcACGACTAACTTTACTATTCTCACCAGCCATCACAAATCTTCTCAATTTGTCTTCTCAAACGGAAATCCCAtgtatcatcttcatcatcatcttctaAAATCCCATGTTCCCCATATCCGAGGAACAGAGCCCATAGTCCgcagaaataaagaaaataaagaagcaAAATCGAAAAATCAGCACACATGTAAAAGGGAGGAGTTTTGAAGTGGTGCAAACTGTAAAGACATACCAAACACCTTAGCTTTGGAAGTGATCTTCACAGCTCCTACCTGATTCTTGAGctctcctttttttcctttggcCCAACATGTATGTCCAAAATGTCCACGCCCCACTTCTTTTCCCAGTTCATACTTGGCAACGAAATTCTTTTCCCACTTCTTTTCCTTCACTGTCTGCTGCTCCACCTTCGTCATGCTCAGATATCGGCCACTCATTCGGCTTCGCCGGCGCCCCTTGTTGCTTTAGAATCGCGGACATGATGGGCTTTGCCAGCGAAGGAAGGGGGAAGGGCCACCTAAACTTCCTCCCTGAAGCTTCCTCCCTGGAGTTCTCGCCTCCGACGGCGAAGGCCGAACACCTGCAAGGTAAGGACTCTGCCATGGGCTGGCGGCAAAGGAATGAGCTGGCGTGCTCTTATTGGAGTGACCGTTGGCCGATGGTGGGCCCGGAGATATTGCTGGCCTTGGGCTTCCGGCGGCGATCTGCTGTACCCGAGTTACCAGCGGAAGTGGCAGTGGCGGAGGGGTGACCATCGAAGGCGGCGACGGGATCGTCGACCTTGTGGACTGAGACTGAAACACTTTTGGTGCAGCAATGCCCCATTAACGGCTACAATTCCGACGACGATCGGTTCAAAGTCCATTCCTCCATCGGTCAACTGAAAATGTTAGATGCTGACGCCGGCCAAAAATAACGTGGAGAAATTTATGCTCGTTTAAAGCATTTTATATTGGAGCATTTTCCACCTGGCTGGAAGACCAGCAGCTATTTTACCGGTCAGCTTAGCACAAAGGCCCGATTCACAATAATAGGAAAATAGAATGTGGAAGTCCCTAAAGTACCCCTTCTGGGTTGCTAGATTGGGAAGCCGATGGAAATTATGCGGTGGCGCCACCGCTAAGCTCCTTGATTGGAACCgaaatataagtttagggattaaattggccataaataatgtatagggactaaattgacagaaaaaaaaagtttagggactaaattggcgattttccctTATTGTTACGGCAACAATTCTGCCTCCACTATTAGCAAAAAGAGAGATTCATTGATAAATTTATCCTTTCGTCAGCACTCAAAGCTTTACCACAGATATAGCTAAAGGCTAAAGCAGAGATGAATTGCAGTTTATCCATAACAGTTAGTGCTGATTTGTTTAATATCTTCCATGAATGACTTTGTTCTCATCGCCTTATCTCACGTTACCCTTTTTTGTGTTTTCGAGGTTTCTGTTGTAAGACAAGCTCATCGATTGTTATTACATGTCCTttttgcagaaattttttttttttttttaacaaaagagAATTGTCACGGTAAGGCTTTGTTTGATAACTTAATTCatcacttaaatttaatggattcaaatttgAACATATATCTTAACATGTTTTtgagaacaaaaaaaataaaatatttgaattaattaagtggcattgAATTTCTTAGACAAaacttgtttcaaaaaataagtgataaattatTCACTCATCGccacttaatgtgatatacattcaaatgtatcaaattagtatttaacaattttgtaatttaatagattcaaatttcaatttcatcGAACGCACCCTAAGTTTAGTTAAAACAGATTTGAATTCTTCTAAACTCTTCTCCACTTCCtccattcttcttctttttatatatatatgtaggtTTAAATTCTCCTACAATTAAAACttttctacttctctcaagacAGTTTCCTACAAAGAAACAGATCCAATTTATAGACTTTGCCAGTAAAACTACTTGGTTTATATTGTCCTGTACAATTTAATATTTCACATGAAAAAAGGTTACAACATGCTCTATttcaaacccagaaaaaaaaaaagaaaaggtgatTGCAAAATGCATTAGCTGAAAATCGAAAATATGACGGGGCAATTATCTCAAGACTCCAAAAAGGAGGAAAACAAGCTAGAGACATGTGGTCCCGGGAGAGATCAAAGACCGATAGCATCATTTCTGTGGGCTATAGGGAAAAGATGGAAAACAGCGCCGGCAGTAGTAGTGGGTTTTGGGCCCAAATGCATTATCCAATCACAAATCTAACTaataaaaagtaaagaaagtcgGAGGTGAATGATGAAGGCTCATCTTGTCTAAGTTAATGGTGATTGGTTCATTCTCTAAGATTTTATTTGGGGTGATTGATGAATCATGAAATGATAGCTTATCTACTACTATATCATGTCATGCaggtaggggtggcaatcgggtcgatttcgggttggcgggtcgggttgagGCCTAAGTATAACAAAGAACctgctgacccgaacccgacccgccaatcCGAAACGGGTTAAGGTACCTGACACGAATCCGAaaatttcgggttggcgggtcgacccgaaatgacccgaaacttaattttaatttattaatttatcactgtaatttctaataaaatcaatttttcacaaaattaattacatcatcaagtaataaaaatttaaataaataatttcaaaccaattctaaa
It contains:
- the LOC113764891 gene encoding cell wall / vacuolar inhibitor of fructosidase 1-like, whose product is MRATHAISSKTLPCAILVLAIFVPLSSCDLIHSTCRKTPNFQLCASILRSNPKSGSADVRGLGLIMVGSLESKATSALHTIKQLLRTKPHLKIPLIECSKKYSFILKYDVTEAYEALRLGDPKFGEESMNDSAMVAQECEDGFKRFPCPITSVNKDAHDISAVAAAIIRLLL
- the LOC113764531 gene encoding cell wall / vacuolar inhibitor of fructosidase 1-like encodes the protein MRSLTSFMLLFPYALAVLTIVPPLISCDLISETCDQTPNDRLCVKILRKDNRSLDADVAGLALVTVEAVRDKANSTLQSIKELKRSNLTLANALMECQENYYVILRIDVPKAVGSMRENPRLAEHGMADAVIEAQGCEASLNKLEQSPLADVNAAVYDLSVVALSIIRIMLHRLYTVN